In the genome of Dickeya fangzhongdai, one region contains:
- the flgA gene encoding flagellar basal body P-ring formation chaperone FlgA, whose translation MPDIRKYIQLSILGILFAPVLVNAADLASQISRFFSDNFKSSSNTINVVVKTPEAQWPVCENPQISLPGNAKMWGNLSVSVRCSQERRFVQVEVQVTGNYVVAAAPVSRGTELTSGDIRTIRGRIDQLPPRALFTPEEAQGAVALRDIAPGQPITQVMIRKPWVIRAGQNVQILAQGDGFNVRSEGKAMNNAASGQSARARTASGQVVSGIATNDGIILISQ comes from the coding sequence ATGCCGGATATCAGAAAATACATACAGTTATCGATTTTGGGTATCTTGTTTGCCCCGGTACTGGTGAATGCTGCCGATCTTGCATCACAAATTTCCCGCTTTTTTTCGGATAATTTTAAAAGCTCGTCCAATACGATTAATGTGGTGGTAAAGACGCCTGAAGCCCAATGGCCCGTTTGTGAAAATCCACAGATCTCACTGCCGGGGAATGCCAAAATGTGGGGCAATCTTTCAGTATCTGTTCGCTGTAGCCAAGAACGGCGTTTCGTTCAGGTCGAAGTGCAGGTTACTGGAAACTATGTGGTCGCCGCGGCTCCGGTCAGCCGGGGAACAGAACTGACGTCCGGCGATATTCGAACCATCCGCGGCAGGATCGATCAACTCCCTCCCCGCGCCTTGTTCACCCCGGAAGAGGCCCAGGGCGCAGTGGCGCTGCGGGATATCGCCCCAGGCCAGCCCATCACCCAGGTGATGATTAGAAAACCCTGGGTGATCCGCGCTGGGCAAAACGTGCAGATTCTGGCCCAGGGGGATGGTTTTAACGTACGCAGCGAAGGAAAGGCGATGAACAATGCGGCTTCGGGCCAATCTGCCAGAGCACGCACGGCTTCAGGGCAGGTCGTATCAGGCATCGCAACCAACGATGGGATTATTCTGATCTCACAATAA
- the flgE gene encoding flagellar hook protein FlgE, translating to MSFSQAVSGLNAASNNLDVIGNNIANSATVGFKASNISFADMYAGSNVGLGTRVASVLQDFSNGSITGTSRSLDVAINGNGFYRLLNSNGSVVYSRNGQFTLDSSRNIVNAQGLQLTGYPATGTPPTIQQGADPVALSIPETTMSANATTTASIIANLNSSDSTNTWDATDPTNTSNYKGSITTYDSLGNEHNFALYFVKSAANSWNVYAQDTSITGAGFQGPTTLSFNNSGALTTTTPATLTMATLNGSAASTFTLAFTGTVQQNSGSNSTKTPTQNGYAPGELTGYSISNDGTVVGSYSNSKTQVLGQIALANFANPEGLSPQGDNVWAATSNSGQAVVGLAGSGNLGKLVGKATESSNVDMSKELVNMIVAQRNYQSNAQTIKTQDQILNTLVNLR from the coding sequence ATGAGCTTTTCTCAGGCGGTCAGTGGCTTAAACGCTGCCTCTAACAATCTGGACGTGATTGGCAACAACATTGCCAACTCCGCTACCGTTGGTTTCAAAGCCAGTAATATCTCTTTTGCCGATATGTATGCCGGCTCCAACGTAGGTCTGGGGACCCGAGTTGCATCCGTACTGCAGGACTTTAGCAACGGTTCTATCACCGGTACGTCTCGTTCGCTGGATGTAGCCATTAACGGGAATGGTTTCTATCGTCTTCTTAACAGTAACGGCAGTGTGGTTTACAGCCGTAACGGTCAGTTCACCTTAGACAGCAGCCGTAATATCGTCAACGCGCAGGGGCTGCAGTTGACCGGTTATCCCGCCACCGGTACTCCGCCGACCATTCAGCAAGGTGCAGACCCGGTGGCGCTGAGCATACCGGAAACCACTATGTCGGCCAACGCGACGACCACGGCATCTATTATCGCCAACCTGAACTCATCGGATAGCACCAATACCTGGGACGCGACCGATCCGACCAATACCTCAAACTACAAGGGTTCCATCACTACCTACGATAGCTTGGGTAACGAGCATAACTTTGCGCTCTATTTTGTGAAAAGCGCCGCCAACAGCTGGAACGTGTACGCTCAGGATACCAGCATTACCGGCGCCGGTTTCCAGGGGCCGACCACGTTGTCCTTTAATAACAGTGGTGCGCTGACGACGACGACGCCGGCGACGTTAACCATGGCGACGTTGAATGGTTCTGCCGCCAGTACCTTTACGCTTGCGTTTACCGGCACAGTACAGCAGAACAGCGGTTCCAATAGCACCAAGACGCCAACACAGAATGGTTATGCTCCGGGTGAATTGACCGGTTACAGCATCAGTAACGATGGTACGGTTGTCGGCTCTTATTCCAACTCGAAAACCCAGGTACTTGGGCAGATTGCGCTGGCTAACTTCGCTAACCCGGAAGGGTTGTCTCCCCAGGGGGATAACGTTTGGGCGGCAACCAGTAATTCTGGTCAGGCTGTTGTCGGTCTGGCAGGTTCCGGCAACCTGGGCAAACTGGTTGGTAAGGCGACGGAAAGTTCCAACGTCGATATGAGTAAGGAACTGGTTAACATGATCGTTGCCCAGCGTAACTATCAGTCGAATGCGCAGACCATCAAAACGCAGGATCAGATTCTCAATACACTGGTCAACCTGCGTTAA
- the flgD gene encoding flagellar hook assembly protein FlgD, which yields MATTSSVSDVQSTTSTTSTSSVSGSTSADLQNSFLTLLVAQLKNQDPTNPMDNNQLVSQLAQLNTVSGIEKLNTTLGSISTQINSNQSIQAASLIGHGVLVPGTKVLVGKETTTPFGVELENAAENVTVNITDSSGKVVRSMELGSLSAGVHAYSWDGKVSDGTAAPDGAYTISVSATSNGTQQVVEALNYAYVNGVVTNSSGALLDLGLSGQSTLDNVRQIL from the coding sequence ATGGCTACCACATCTTCTGTCAGTGACGTCCAAAGTACTACATCAACGACGTCGACATCGTCTGTCAGCGGAAGTACCAGTGCTGACTTACAGAATAGCTTCCTGACTCTGCTGGTTGCTCAGCTGAAAAATCAGGATCCGACCAACCCGATGGATAACAACCAGTTGGTCTCTCAGCTGGCTCAGTTAAACACGGTGAGCGGCATCGAGAAGCTGAACACCACACTGGGGTCCATTTCCACGCAAATCAACAGCAACCAGTCCATTCAGGCCGCCTCATTGATTGGTCACGGCGTGCTGGTGCCGGGCACCAAAGTGCTAGTCGGCAAGGAAACGACTACGCCGTTCGGCGTTGAGTTGGAAAATGCGGCGGAGAACGTGACCGTCAATATCACCGACAGTTCCGGCAAAGTGGTTCGCAGTATGGAACTGGGTTCATTGAGCGCCGGGGTTCATGCCTATTCCTGGGATGGCAAGGTCTCTGATGGTACGGCCGCACCAGATGGCGCTTATACAATTTCGGTTTCCGCTACCTCAAATGGTACTCAGCAGGTAGTAGAGGCTCTGAACTACGCGTACGTGAATGGCGTGGTCACCAATAGCAGTGGGGCATTACTGGACCTGGGCCTGAGCGGTCAGTCCACGCTGGATAATGTACGTCAGATTTTGTAG
- the flgB gene encoding flagellar basal body rod protein FlgB, translated as MLDKLDAALRFQQEALNLRAQRQEILAANIANADTPGYQARDIDFASELNKVMEQGRASGQSVSLSLTSARHIPAQTVQPPELDLLYRVPTQPALDGNTVDMDRERTNFADNSLKYQSSLTLIGGQIKGMMSVLQSGSS; from the coding sequence ATGCTCGATAAATTGGATGCCGCGCTACGGTTTCAGCAAGAAGCATTGAATCTCCGTGCCCAGCGTCAGGAGATTTTGGCTGCCAATATAGCCAACGCGGATACTCCTGGTTATCAGGCGCGTGACATTGATTTTGCCAGCGAACTGAACAAAGTCATGGAACAAGGGCGTGCCAGCGGCCAGTCAGTATCGCTGAGCCTGACGTCTGCACGACACATTCCCGCTCAGACAGTGCAACCGCCCGAACTTGATCTGCTCTACCGTGTCCCGACTCAGCCGGCTCTTGATGGCAACACGGTTGACATGGATCGCGAACGTACCAACTTCGCGGACAACAGTCTCAAGTATCAGAGCAGCCTGACGCTTATCGGCGGGCAGATTAAAGGGATGATGTCGGTACTTCAGTCCGGGTCATCATAA
- a CDS encoding flagellar protein FlhE yields MKNMLIVGLFSLATGAFSFSAHAQQGGWNTSLTGPSFQYKGMLASSPALLPPPGLGVTAAQSVTVIYWRYQLKSPAPIDLAVKLCAANRCINLDGASGQTRGLQGVPANSEFRMLFYVPGSGRMATSVDVASNEISVNYK; encoded by the coding sequence ATGAAGAACATGTTGATAGTCGGTCTTTTTAGTTTAGCGACAGGGGCGTTTTCATTTAGCGCCCACGCTCAACAAGGCGGGTGGAATACAAGCCTGACTGGGCCATCATTTCAATACAAGGGCATGCTGGCCTCTTCGCCTGCGTTGCTTCCTCCCCCTGGGTTGGGCGTAACGGCCGCCCAATCCGTGACGGTAATCTACTGGCGATATCAACTGAAATCGCCAGCGCCGATAGATCTTGCCGTCAAGCTCTGCGCCGCTAATCGTTGTATCAATCTGGATGGCGCCAGCGGGCAAACTCGCGGATTGCAGGGCGTACCCGCCAACAGCGAGTTCAGGATGTTGTTCTATGTGCCTGGAAGCGGGCGGATGGCTACGTCGGTGGATGTGGCATCCAATGAAATATCAGTGAACTATAAATAG
- the flgM gene encoding flagellar biosynthesis anti-sigma factor FlgM, translating to MSIDRTQSVKPVSQVQPRDTGDVAKLKRKEETGQQSGVTGTQVKLSDAQSKLMQPSSQDIDMQRVETLKQAIRDGSLKMNVGKIADALIKDAQDLIAGD from the coding sequence ATGAGCATTGATCGGACCCAGTCAGTCAAACCGGTAAGCCAGGTTCAACCCCGGGATACCGGCGACGTAGCAAAATTGAAGCGGAAGGAAGAAACCGGGCAGCAAAGCGGTGTGACCGGTACTCAGGTTAAACTAAGCGATGCGCAGTCCAAGCTGATGCAACCGTCGTCGCAGGACATCGATATGCAGCGCGTAGAAACCCTGAAGCAGGCTATTCGTGACGGTTCATTAAAAATGAACGTCGGTAAAATTGCTGATGCATTAATTAAAGATGCTCAGGACTTAATCGCAGGCGACTAA
- a CDS encoding flagellar basal body rod protein FlgF, producing the protein MDHAIYTAMGAASQTLEQQAITSNNMANASTPGFRAQLAAMRAVPIQGVTNETRTLVISSTPGADTTPGSMDYTGRSMDVALSQDGWLAVRAADGSEAYTRNGNMEINANGQLTIQGNLVMGDGGPIDVPPQTQLTIGPDGTINALNPSDAANTVTQIGRLKLAKATGTEVTRGDDGLFRVSPAAQQQRGAVLQNDATVRVMPGVLEGSNVNTVESMVEMISNSRRFEMQMKVISSVDDNTQRANQILAMN; encoded by the coding sequence ATGGATCACGCTATCTATACAGCGATGGGCGCAGCAAGCCAGACGCTGGAGCAACAGGCCATTACGTCGAACAACATGGCCAACGCCTCGACGCCGGGCTTTCGCGCGCAGCTGGCTGCGATGCGTGCTGTGCCGATCCAGGGGGTGACCAACGAGACGCGCACACTGGTGATATCATCAACTCCTGGGGCGGATACCACCCCGGGTTCGATGGATTATACCGGGCGTTCGATGGATGTTGCCTTGTCGCAGGACGGCTGGCTGGCGGTGCGTGCTGCGGACGGCAGTGAAGCCTATACCCGCAACGGTAATATGGAAATCAACGCCAACGGGCAGTTGACCATTCAGGGCAACCTGGTGATGGGCGACGGCGGCCCGATTGACGTTCCGCCTCAGACTCAGCTGACTATCGGCCCTGACGGTACCATCAATGCGTTAAACCCTAGCGATGCCGCGAACACGGTTACCCAGATCGGGCGCCTGAAGCTGGCCAAGGCGACGGGAACTGAAGTGACCCGTGGCGACGACGGGCTTTTTCGTGTGTCCCCGGCCGCGCAGCAGCAGCGCGGTGCGGTATTACAGAATGACGCAACGGTCAGGGTAATGCCGGGGGTACTGGAAGGCAGTAACGTCAATACGGTTGAATCGATGGTGGAGATGATTTCCAACTCGCGCCGTTTTGAGATGCAGATGAAAGTGATCAGCAGCGTTGATGATAATACGCAACGTGCTAATCAGATACTTGCAATGAATTAA
- the flgC gene encoding flagellar basal body rod protein FlgC — translation MSLLNIFDISGSALSAQSQRLNVSASNLANADSVTGPDGQPYRAKQVVFEVDAAPGQATGGVKVAKVVEDPSPEKLVYQPGNPLADAKGYVRMPNVNPVNEMVNTISASRSYQANVEVLNTTKSMMLKTLTIGQ, via the coding sequence ATGTCGTTACTTAATATTTTCGATATTTCCGGCTCGGCGCTCTCTGCCCAGTCTCAACGCCTTAACGTTAGCGCCAGTAACCTGGCTAACGCCGACAGCGTTACGGGACCCGATGGTCAGCCCTATCGCGCCAAGCAGGTGGTTTTTGAGGTCGATGCTGCTCCGGGGCAGGCGACTGGTGGTGTGAAAGTCGCCAAAGTGGTCGAAGATCCTTCTCCGGAAAAACTGGTCTATCAGCCGGGAAATCCGCTGGCCGATGCCAAAGGCTATGTCCGCATGCCGAATGTGAATCCTGTCAATGAAATGGTTAACACCATTTCGGCGTCCCGAAGCTATCAGGCGAACGTGGAAGTATTGAATACCACAAAATCGATGATGCTGAAGACATTAACCATTGGTCAGTAA
- a CDS encoding flagella synthesis protein FlgN — MEKLVKLLEQLLFNMRELEVVLSDEQLLLCAGHVDGPALQVITDKKGSLLSTIQHLDKIRLQGESVLRVKAPYSSHATLEQTWQQITALSESLRDKNQHNGLLLGYHLDHNEKALAVLKPRHAQSLYGPDGQSRSNSISGRRISI, encoded by the coding sequence ATGGAAAAACTTGTAAAGCTGCTGGAGCAACTGCTGTTCAACATGCGTGAACTCGAGGTTGTGCTGTCTGATGAGCAGTTGTTGCTCTGTGCAGGCCATGTTGATGGGCCAGCTCTGCAAGTGATTACCGATAAAAAGGGCTCTCTGTTATCGACTATCCAGCATTTGGATAAAATTCGCCTGCAGGGAGAATCAGTGTTGCGAGTAAAAGCGCCTTACTCTAGCCATGCAACCCTGGAACAAACCTGGCAACAGATCACCGCGTTAAGTGAATCTTTGCGCGATAAAAACCAGCATAACGGCTTACTGCTTGGTTATCATCTCGATCACAACGAAAAAGCGCTGGCGGTATTGAAACCTCGTCACGCACAGTCTCTGTACGGACCGGACGGTCAATCTCGAAGCAATTCTATTTCTGGCCGAAGAATCAGTATCTGA